From Calothrix sp. PCC 6303, a single genomic window includes:
- a CDS encoding CsbD family protein, protein MSLEDRAKAVAKNVEGKIQEAVGNVTGDPQDQAEGKAKQAESKVRHTVENAKDAVKENLN, encoded by the coding sequence ATGAGTTTAGAAGATCGTGCCAAGGCTGTTGCCAAAAACGTCGAAGGTAAAATTCAAGAAGCTGTAGGAAACGTCACTGGCGATCCTCAAGATCAGGCTGAAGGCAAAGCAAAACAAGCTGAAAGTAAAGTGCGCCACACTGTTGAGAACGCAAAAGACGCTGTTAAAGAAAATCTTAATTAA
- a CDS encoding CsbD family protein, with amino-acid sequence MSLEDRAKAVAKNVEGKAQEAVGNVTGDPEDKAEGKAKQAESQVRHTVEDAKDTVKKKID; translated from the coding sequence ATGAGTTTAGAAGATCGCGCTAAAGCTGTTGCTAAAAATGTCGAAGGTAAAGCTCAAGAAGCTGTAGGAAACGTCACTGGCGATCCTGAAGATAAAGCTGAAGGCAAAGCAAAGCAAGCTGAAAGCCAAGTTCGCCACACTGTTGAAGATGCAAAAGACACGGTTAAAAAGAAGATTGACTAG
- a CDS encoding CsbD family protein, whose product MSLEDRAKAVAKNVEGKAQEAVGNVTGDPEDKAEGKAKQAESQVRHTVEDAKDAVKKNID is encoded by the coding sequence ATGAGTTTAGAAGATCGCGCCAAAGCTGTTGCTAAAAATGTCGAAGGTAAAGCTCAAGAAGCCGTAGGAAACGTCACTGGCGACCCTGAAGATAAAGCTGAAGGCAAAGCAAAGCAAGCTGAAAGCCAAGTCCGCCACACTGTCGAAGATGCAAAAGACGCAGTTAAAAAGAATATTGACTAG
- a CDS encoding glutathione S-transferase family protein: MLKLYGAARSRATIIQWQLEELAIPYEFVLLDMQAGEHRQQEFLEINPFGKVPAIVDGDLKLWESGAILLYLAEKYSPVKYSSNQQAEFAQWVLFANATLGPGIFVEANREKEMPKLMTALNGIFEHQPFLMGNEFTVADIAVGSYLSYIPMLLKIDLSEYTYVAKYMEQMQERPAFQKAFGQRG; encoded by the coding sequence ATGTTGAAATTATACGGTGCTGCCCGCAGCCGTGCCACGATTATCCAATGGCAGTTAGAAGAATTAGCTATTCCCTACGAATTTGTCCTACTGGATATGCAAGCAGGAGAACATCGTCAACAGGAATTCCTCGAAATTAACCCTTTCGGGAAAGTTCCAGCGATTGTGGATGGTGATTTGAAGCTATGGGAATCGGGAGCGATTTTATTGTACTTAGCTGAAAAATATAGTCCCGTCAAATATTCTTCAAATCAACAAGCTGAATTTGCCCAATGGGTTTTGTTTGCCAATGCGACTCTAGGACCTGGTATTTTTGTCGAAGCGAACCGAGAGAAGGAAATGCCGAAGTTAATGACAGCATTGAATGGAATTTTTGAGCATCAACCCTTTTTGATGGGAAATGAGTTTACGGTTGCGGATATCGCAGTTGGCTCATATTTGAGTTACATCCCCATGTTACTTAAAATTGATTTAAGTGAATATACGTATGTTGCCAAGTATATGGAGCAGATGCAAGAGCGTCCAGCATTTCAGAAAGCTTTCGGACAGAGGGGATAA
- a CDS encoding tetratricopeptide repeat protein encodes MNSYSFLVPENGQNKPKQGVKNSTVDATQTEADECLFTALGDSYLRSSAIKSAQNGDYRQAIALLDQLLVRNPKSAIDYNNRGFIYFQCGEKHKAFADYNRAIELKSDLASAYNNRGNYYAACGELENAIADYDNALDFNPSYVRAWINRGITLRDLGQYDEAVEDLEAALIFGQLEANIFAERGRTYHLWGDWNCAIADYRRALNLFTDSNLRLRTQVENWMGELLCP; translated from the coding sequence ATGAATAGTTACTCTTTTTTAGTGCCAGAGAACGGACAAAATAAGCCCAAGCAAGGGGTAAAAAATAGTACAGTTGATGCCACACAAACAGAGGCAGATGAATGTCTTTTTACGGCATTGGGAGATAGTTATCTCCGCTCATCTGCGATTAAATCGGCTCAAAATGGTGATTACCGTCAAGCGATCGCGCTTTTGGATCAGCTACTGGTGCGTAACCCCAAAAGTGCTATAGACTATAACAATCGCGGGTTTATTTATTTTCAGTGTGGTGAGAAACACAAAGCTTTTGCAGATTATAATCGGGCGATAGAATTAAAATCTGATTTAGCCAGCGCTTACAATAATCGTGGTAATTATTACGCTGCATGTGGTGAATTGGAGAATGCGATCGCAGATTATGATAATGCCTTAGATTTCAATCCTAGCTATGTTAGAGCCTGGATTAACCGTGGCATCACCCTACGGGATTTGGGGCAGTATGATGAGGCTGTTGAAGACTTGGAAGCAGCATTGATTTTTGGTCAACTAGAAGCCAATATCTTCGCAGAACGTGGTAGAACCTACCATTTATGGGGTGATTGGAATTGTGCGATCGCAGATTACCGTCGTGCATTAAATTTATTTACAGATTCTAATTTACGTTTACGCACTCAAGTAGAAAATTGGATGGGTGAGTTGCTTTGCCCATAA
- a CDS encoding serine/threonine-protein kinase, with the protein MTICCLNPDCSNPLNPDGEKFCLTCSAPLVVLLRNRFRVIRVLSDEGGFGRTYLAEDIDKLNELCVIKQLAPKAEGSWALKKAIELFQKEAKRLQELGEHPQIPTLLAYFEQDSYLYLVQQFIDGQNLLRELDTRRRGKTNQSPYTEGEIQEILLNLLPVLKFVHEHGVIHRDIKPQNIMLRKSDQRLNLIDFGSSKQFTVRVQSKTGTSIGSHGYSPIEQIRDGVAYPASDLFSLGATCFHLLTGISPFQLWTEHGYAWVNCWQQYLKSPISDQFTQILNKLLKKDLHQRYQSADDVLRDLGYKSPVPVKINSLPVLNKKGVKLQIAIVAGAGILLLVMGEFWYKQFDSFGNNNPSNLSQPNPDTIGIDLSSKGFIPDYSLAVTIRGYTNTVLSVLVTPDGKTIASNNQNTIKLWSLLTGQEVATFDGHTKQVNAIAISNDGKILVSGGDDNVVKLWTMANGKELATLGGHSQPIRAVAISPDSKIVADGSDDATIKLWDLGSRREIVTLMGHTSSVHAIAFSPDGNILASAGVDKTVKLWNVSTGQIITTLTGHEDTINSLAFSPDGKTLATASGDKTVKLWNLEKKQLIRTLTGHTAGVTSVAFNPDEMTLTTASSDRTIKLWNFLTGRTIRTLTSHTGAVESIGLNRDASTLVSGSEDKTLRIWRRTK; encoded by the coding sequence ATGACGATATGCTGCCTGAATCCCGATTGCTCAAATCCCCTTAACCCTGATGGAGAAAAGTTTTGCCTAACTTGTAGCGCACCTTTGGTTGTGTTGCTGCGAAATCGATTCCGGGTAATTCGCGTACTCTCTGACGAAGGTGGATTTGGCAGAACTTACTTAGCAGAAGATATTGATAAACTCAATGAACTTTGTGTCATCAAGCAATTAGCGCCAAAAGCAGAAGGAAGTTGGGCACTGAAAAAAGCGATTGAATTGTTTCAAAAAGAAGCAAAAAGATTACAGGAATTAGGGGAACATCCGCAAATTCCCACACTACTAGCTTATTTTGAACAAGATAGTTATTTATATTTAGTTCAGCAATTTATTGATGGACAAAATTTACTTCGAGAACTAGATACTCGTCGTCGTGGAAAAACTAATCAATCGCCATATACGGAGGGTGAAATTCAAGAAATTTTGTTGAATTTATTACCTGTGCTTAAATTTGTACATGAGCATGGGGTAATTCATCGTGATATCAAACCGCAAAATATTATGTTGCGGAAAAGCGATCAACGATTGAATTTAATTGATTTTGGTTCATCGAAACAATTTACTGTCAGAGTCCAATCAAAAACAGGAACATCGATAGGTTCCCATGGATATTCACCAATCGAACAAATTCGTGATGGAGTAGCTTATCCTGCCAGCGATTTATTTAGTTTAGGTGCTACTTGTTTTCATCTGTTGACGGGAATTTCTCCATTTCAATTATGGACTGAACATGGTTATGCTTGGGTGAATTGTTGGCAGCAATATTTAAAAAGTCCCATTAGTGATCAATTTACACAGATCCTTAACAAGTTATTAAAAAAAGATTTACATCAGCGTTATCAATCGGCTGATGATGTATTGCGTGACTTAGGCTATAAATCACCTGTCCCTGTGAAGATAAATTCTTTACCAGTTTTAAATAAAAAAGGTGTAAAACTCCAAATTGCTATAGTAGCTGGAGCCGGAATACTATTATTAGTGATGGGAGAGTTTTGGTACAAACAATTTGATAGCTTTGGTAATAATAATCCGTCTAATTTAAGTCAGCCAAATCCCGATACAATTGGTATTGATTTGTCTAGCAAAGGTTTTATACCAGATTATTCCCTAGCTGTGACAATTCGCGGTTATACAAATACAGTTTTATCGGTTTTAGTTACCCCAGATGGGAAAACAATTGCCAGTAATAATCAAAATACCATCAAACTTTGGAGTTTATTAACAGGACAGGAAGTTGCCACCTTTGATGGACATACTAAACAAGTTAATGCGATCGCTATCAGCAACGATGGTAAGATTTTGGTTAGCGGTGGCGATGATAACGTCGTTAAACTTTGGACAATGGCAAATGGAAAAGAATTGGCAACCTTGGGAGGACATTCCCAACCTATTCGGGCTGTAGCCATTAGTCCAGATAGTAAAATAGTTGCTGATGGCAGTGATGATGCCACAATCAAGCTGTGGGATTTGGGTAGTCGCAGAGAAATTGTAACCTTGATGGGACATACTTCATCAGTTCATGCGATCGCATTCAGTCCAGATGGTAACATTCTCGCTAGTGCTGGTGTAGATAAAACGGTTAAATTGTGGAATGTTAGTACCGGACAAATCATTACCACCCTCACAGGACATGAAGACACCATCAATAGTTTGGCATTTAGTCCTGATGGTAAAACCCTCGCTACTGCTAGCGGTGACAAAACAGTCAAATTGTGGAATTTAGAGAAAAAACAGCTAATTCGGACATTAACAGGACATACAGCGGGAGTTACATCTGTAGCTTTTAATCCCGACGAAATGACTCTAACAACAGCAAGTAGCGATCGCACAATCAAATTATGGAACTTTTTGACTGGGAGAACAATTCGTACCCTCACATCTCACACTGGTGCTGTTGAATCCATCGGTTTAAACCGTGACGCTTCCACCCTCGTTAGTGGTAGCGAAGATAAAACCCTTAGAATCTGGAGACGTACTAAGTGA